From the Tripterygium wilfordii isolate XIE 37 chromosome 6, ASM1340144v1, whole genome shotgun sequence genome, one window contains:
- the LOC120000558 gene encoding uncharacterized protein LOC120000558 isoform X2, whose translation MSGNSRDRVTITLGRSGQVVKRAVSDVDYSNSMPNSGSKRSLRERLGSNLDDSLARGNQISNKRHRGDGSLMSWNGKGGDERIGKDDLRFKLMQKNVFRRGHTDDDDQKIDLREKLSRIQHPSNNLDTRKSMPESRETSIMGRIPESRETSIIGRIPESRETSIMGRIPPRRSADDLPRMDSSRNSYPVWTLDHLRQRSSDQIVGTSRGLSPPRSVEDLRRRPSRAYDDVRAVPYMRKDIIDAPRPVNSSALLTKPTMPMVSQKPAAPPIGQLPQPSSAVQKISYTFLTRTWFLK comes from the exons ATGTCAGGAAATTCGAGGGACCGAGTAACGATTACGCTTGGGCGCAGCGGCCAG GTGGTAAAGAGGGCTGTCTCTGATGTTGATTATTCTAATTCTATGCCCAATTCTGGAAGTAAGCGATCCCTAAGAGAGAGACTGGGAAGTAATTTGGATGATTCGTTGGCTCGTGGAAACCAAATCAGCAACAAACG TCATAGAGGAGATGGTAGTTTGATGAGTTGGAATGGTAAAGGTGGGGATG AACGCATTGGTAAAGATGACCTCCGCTTCAAGCTAATGCAAAAGAATGTGTTTAGACGAGGTCACACTGATGATGATGACCAGAAGATTGACCTTCGTGAAAAGCTTTCTAGGATACAACACCCATCAAACAATCTTGATACACGGAAGAGCATGCCTGAGTCAAGGGAGACTAGTATCATGGGGAGAATCCCCGAGTCAAGGGAGACCAGTATCATTGGGAGAATCCCTGAGTCAAGGGAAACCAGTATCATGGGTAGAATACCTCCCAGAAGAAGTGCAGATGATTTACCTCGGATGGACTCATCTAGGAACTCTTACCCTGTTTGGACTCTAGATCATTTACGACAAAGATCCTCTGATCAAATTGTAGGTACTTCTAGAGGTCTATCACCTCCAAGGAGCGTGGAAGACCTACGGAGAAGACCAAGCAGGGCATATGATGATGTTAGAGCAGTTCCATATATGAGGAAAGATATTATTGATGCCCCAAGGCCAGTGAATTCTTCAGCTTTGTTGACAAAACCTACAATGCCTATGGTATCTCAAAAGCCTGCAGCACCACCTATAGGACAACTTCCTCAACCAAGCAGTGCAGTACAGAAAATTTCATACACG TTCCTGACAAGAACCTGGTTCCTTAAATGA
- the LOC120000558 gene encoding uncharacterized protein LOC120000558 isoform X1, whose product MSGNSRDRVTITLGRSGQVVKRAVSDVDYSNSMPNSGSKRSLRERLGSNLDDSLARGNQISNKRHRGDGSLMSWNGKGGDERIGKDDLRFKLMQKNVFRRGHTDDDDQKIDLREKLSRIQHPSNNLDTRKSMPESRETSIMGRIPESRETSIIGRIPESRETSIMGRIPPRRSADDLPRMDSSRNSYPVWTLDHLRQRSSDQIVGTSRGLSPPRSVEDLRRRPSRAYDDVRAVPYMRKDIIDAPRPVNSSALLTKPTMPMVSQKPAAPPIGQLPQPSSAVQKISYTVDEQHTVDGLLHTLGLGKYAILFKAEEVDMTALKQMGENDLKELGIPMGPRKKILLALLPRSKRQP is encoded by the exons ATGTCAGGAAATTCGAGGGACCGAGTAACGATTACGCTTGGGCGCAGCGGCCAG GTGGTAAAGAGGGCTGTCTCTGATGTTGATTATTCTAATTCTATGCCCAATTCTGGAAGTAAGCGATCCCTAAGAGAGAGACTGGGAAGTAATTTGGATGATTCGTTGGCTCGTGGAAACCAAATCAGCAACAAACG TCATAGAGGAGATGGTAGTTTGATGAGTTGGAATGGTAAAGGTGGGGATG AACGCATTGGTAAAGATGACCTCCGCTTCAAGCTAATGCAAAAGAATGTGTTTAGACGAGGTCACACTGATGATGATGACCAGAAGATTGACCTTCGTGAAAAGCTTTCTAGGATACAACACCCATCAAACAATCTTGATACACGGAAGAGCATGCCTGAGTCAAGGGAGACTAGTATCATGGGGAGAATCCCCGAGTCAAGGGAGACCAGTATCATTGGGAGAATCCCTGAGTCAAGGGAAACCAGTATCATGGGTAGAATACCTCCCAGAAGAAGTGCAGATGATTTACCTCGGATGGACTCATCTAGGAACTCTTACCCTGTTTGGACTCTAGATCATTTACGACAAAGATCCTCTGATCAAATTGTAGGTACTTCTAGAGGTCTATCACCTCCAAGGAGCGTGGAAGACCTACGGAGAAGACCAAGCAGGGCATATGATGATGTTAGAGCAGTTCCATATATGAGGAAAGATATTATTGATGCCCCAAGGCCAGTGAATTCTTCAGCTTTGTTGACAAAACCTACAATGCCTATGGTATCTCAAAAGCCTGCAGCACCACCTATAGGACAACTTCCTCAACCAAGCAGTGCAGTACAGAAAATTTCATACACG GTTGATGAACAACATACTGTTGATGGCTTGTTACATACACTAGGATTGGGAAAATATGCCATTCTTTTCAAGGCGGAAGAA GTGGATATGACTGCATTGAAGCAGATGGGGGAAAATGATCTCAAAGAGCTGGGAATACCTATG GGTCCAAGAAAGAAAATTCTTCTTGCTCTCTTGCCTCGTTCCAAGCGACAGCCTTGA